A genomic segment from Deltaproteobacteria bacterium encodes:
- a CDS encoding chloride channel protein has translation MRRLRLKLAEVLAVVAHLRLPAPSILPATGALVGFYAGLAAGLFSALIGSIQLLGFGLPRVLRRLSEPEAHPVRDSLARAPWHLEYLVAGSLVALGLLTLARLVPTGGAGADQIDRAETRRRLRVIAFMILGGLALFYPVVALSAVNDAFGVTPNGGLMGLLDETPWALRPLFAGLGGVLIARVVRLAPEARGGGLGQVIQAVSRSGEGVIPTRVGVVKLFASSLTIGTGGSAGREGPIVQMGGSVGSTLAQALGFTRRDLVVLVGCGSAGGIAASFNAPIAGAMFALEIILREFEVRVFAPIMLASVTATMTARAMAGASVERHEFHLRSTSEVLAYVLLGILGGVMAVSYSRGMDLTAALFQGRLPNRASAWLAEQNDTTRCVLGGVIVGLMGIAVPSIMGSGAESLSAATAGQLAWHVLLAAAVFKLIATSVTLGSGASGGTFFPSLFIGGMSGGAFGALLDHLFPGATGGPGSYALVGMAACVAGFTRAPLTAIVIVFELTNDYTAILPLMVACTSASALTQAVLGHAHGPSSLTAAIPDRPVREFMSNDEEPLPERANYDQLREALLRSSHGVVVLVDDQGRPSGLALLHDIQSHLRDESIREVVRAQDLARPLRTLTDDLDLRSARDSLDDWELPAAPVVSHEDPARLLGMIGLSDIRAAARAELSKVHASTH, from the coding sequence GTGCGACGCCTCCGGCTCAAGCTGGCCGAGGTCCTGGCCGTGGTGGCGCACCTCCGGCTGCCCGCGCCATCTATCCTTCCGGCGACCGGTGCCCTGGTCGGCTTCTACGCGGGGCTGGCCGCGGGTCTGTTCTCCGCGCTCATCGGTTCCATCCAGCTCCTGGGTTTTGGGCTGCCACGCGTCCTTCGGCGGCTCAGCGAGCCTGAGGCCCACCCCGTGCGGGACTCGCTCGCCCGGGCGCCATGGCACTTGGAGTACCTGGTGGCCGGGTCGCTGGTGGCGTTGGGGCTCCTCACGCTCGCTCGTCTGGTGCCAACGGGCGGAGCGGGGGCCGACCAGATCGACCGCGCCGAAACGCGGCGCAGGCTTCGGGTGATCGCCTTCATGATCCTCGGCGGGCTGGCCCTCTTCTATCCGGTGGTGGCGCTCTCCGCTGTGAACGACGCGTTCGGAGTGACTCCCAACGGCGGCCTCATGGGCCTGCTGGACGAGACGCCCTGGGCCTTGCGACCGCTCTTCGCGGGCCTCGGCGGGGTGCTCATCGCACGCGTGGTGCGGCTCGCCCCCGAGGCCCGCGGTGGTGGCCTCGGCCAGGTCATCCAGGCCGTGAGCCGCAGCGGCGAGGGAGTGATCCCCACGCGCGTGGGCGTCGTGAAGCTCTTCGCCAGCTCGCTCACCATCGGCACGGGAGGCTCGGCGGGGCGCGAGGGACCGATCGTTCAGATGGGCGGTTCCGTGGGCTCGACCCTGGCACAGGCGCTGGGGTTCACGCGGCGCGACCTCGTGGTGCTGGTGGGCTGCGGAAGCGCTGGCGGCATCGCCGCGTCGTTCAATGCGCCCATCGCAGGCGCCATGTTCGCCCTGGAGATCATCCTCCGGGAGTTCGAGGTGCGGGTCTTCGCACCCATCATGCTCGCGAGCGTCACGGCGACCATGACCGCGCGCGCCATGGCCGGCGCGAGCGTGGAGCGTCACGAGTTCCACCTGCGATCCACCTCCGAGGTGCTTGCCTATGTGCTCCTGGGGATCCTCGGCGGGGTGATGGCCGTCTCCTACTCGCGGGGCATGGACCTGACCGCCGCGCTCTTTCAAGGGCGCTTGCCGAACCGCGCATCGGCCTGGCTGGCAGAACAGAACGACACCACCCGCTGCGTCCTCGGCGGCGTCATCGTGGGCCTCATGGGGATCGCCGTGCCGTCCATCATGGGCTCGGGCGCGGAGAGCCTCTCCGCAGCCACCGCTGGCCAGCTCGCCTGGCACGTGCTGCTCGCAGCGGCGGTGTTCAAGCTCATCGCCACCTCGGTGACCCTGGGCTCCGGCGCGAGCGGCGGCACGTTCTTTCCCTCGCTGTTCATCGGCGGCATGTCGGGAGGCGCGTTCGGGGCCCTGCTCGACCACCTCTTCCCTGGGGCTACGGGCGGACCGGGATCGTATGCGCTGGTGGGTATGGCTGCGTGCGTTGCCGGGTTCACGCGCGCGCCGCTCACCGCGATCGTCATCGTGTTCGAGCTCACCAACGACTACACCGCGATTCTCCCGCTGATGGTCGCCTGCACCAGTGCCAGCGCGCTCACCCAGGCCGTGCTGGGCCACGCGCATGGACCGAGCTCGCTCACGGCCGCCATCCCCGACCGGCCGGTGCGCGAGTTCATGAGCAACGACGAGGAGCCGCTGCCCGAGCGGGCCAACTACGACCAACTCCGCGAGGCGCTGCTCCGCTCATCGCACGGCGTGGTGGTGCTCGTCGACGACCAGGGCCGCCCGTCGGGGCTGGCGCTTCTGCATGACATCCAAAGCCACCTCCGCGACGAGTCCATCCGCGAGGTGGTCCGGGCGCAAGACCTGGCGCGTCCCCTCCGGACGCTCACCGACGACCTCGATCTGCGGAGCGCGCGCGACAGCCTCGACGACTGGGAGCTTCCTGCCGCGCCAGTCGTCTCTCACGAAGACCCAGCGCGGCTCCTCGGGATGATCGGTCTCAGCGACATCCGGGCGGCCGCCCGGGCGGAGCTCAGCAAGGTCCACGCGTCGACGCATTGA
- a CDS encoding trehalose-6-phosphate synthase — protein sequence MRSVRVSAAVLMVLAGLALLAEHTLAATTQRWFERDAALRADLVASVARPALLAHWAPRESGALRDLLETIARDERITAVAACDADGSMLARTDLFPEAVSCSGLAPHLRQQSGTPAQYTEVVELPEGPLHLSAVPVGDGTRTLGFLVLVHDLSLAERRGDAARKFVLVAFFILAVAGAMLGVVARRMSWRSWTFELRRLARGEGHRPEFRPLVRDVQELVDRLRSESEQRTEHGSWTAERLRQTLAFHLRGEKVVVLSNREPYIHERAPDGRVAVLHPASGLVTALEPVMRACSGTWVAHGSGAADRETADAKGRIAVPPGKNDFTLRRVWLTRDEERGYYYGFSNEGLWPLCHIADARPSFRKEDWDAYVAVNERFANAVCDEADAEDPIVLVQDYHFALAPRMIRERLPRATVLTFWHVPWPNSERFSICPWGPELLEGLLGSSILGFHTQLHCNNFCDAVDRLIEARIDRERHAVVFGGRSTLIRPYPISIEWPDQTALSSSPPAECRAQVLRELDLPAGTLLGVGVDRLDYTKGIEERLLAVERLLERHPQFRGRFTFVQLAAPSRTVIERYRRLNQTVEELAARINGRFGAAGYRPVVLLRAHHERPEVFRYLRAADVCYVSSLHDGMNLVAKEFVAARDDERGVLVLSHFTGAARELTEALIVNPYDLDQASAALATGLTMPVEEQRDRLRSMRALVAEFNVYRWAGRMLEDAARLRDRERLAGRLSELRTGRSA from the coding sequence GTGCGCTCGGTCCGGGTCTCCGCCGCAGTGTTGATGGTCCTGGCGGGCTTGGCCCTGCTGGCAGAGCACACCCTCGCCGCGACCACCCAACGCTGGTTCGAGCGCGATGCCGCGTTGCGCGCTGACCTGGTGGCCAGCGTGGCGCGCCCCGCCCTGCTCGCCCATTGGGCACCTCGGGAGAGCGGGGCGCTGCGTGATCTGCTCGAGACCATCGCGCGCGACGAGCGCATCACGGCCGTGGCGGCATGCGACGCGGACGGTTCAATGTTGGCGCGGACCGACCTCTTTCCCGAGGCCGTGAGCTGCTCCGGCCTGGCGCCCCATCTCCGCCAGCAATCAGGCACCCCCGCGCAGTACACCGAGGTCGTCGAGCTCCCCGAAGGCCCCTTGCACCTCTCCGCGGTTCCCGTCGGCGACGGCACGCGGACGCTCGGGTTTCTCGTCCTGGTGCACGACCTCTCGCTCGCGGAACGACGCGGCGACGCTGCCCGCAAGTTCGTGCTGGTGGCCTTCTTCATCCTGGCGGTGGCCGGCGCGATGCTTGGCGTGGTCGCCCGTCGGATGTCCTGGCGGAGCTGGACGTTCGAGTTGCGGAGGCTCGCCCGGGGCGAGGGCCACCGGCCGGAGTTCCGGCCTCTCGTGCGCGATGTTCAGGAGCTGGTGGACAGGCTTCGCAGCGAGTCTGAGCAGCGCACCGAGCACGGGTCATGGACCGCCGAACGCCTCCGTCAGACCCTCGCCTTCCATCTGCGCGGGGAGAAGGTGGTGGTCCTCTCGAACCGCGAGCCGTACATCCACGAGCGGGCGCCGGATGGCCGCGTCGCCGTGCTCCACCCTGCCAGCGGGTTGGTCACGGCCCTCGAGCCGGTGATGCGGGCATGCTCCGGCACCTGGGTGGCCCACGGCTCGGGCGCGGCAGACCGCGAGACCGCGGACGCGAAGGGGCGAATCGCCGTTCCGCCGGGCAAGAACGACTTCACCCTGCGGCGGGTGTGGCTCACGCGCGACGAGGAGCGCGGCTACTACTACGGCTTCTCCAACGAAGGGCTCTGGCCGCTGTGCCACATCGCCGACGCTCGGCCGTCGTTCCGCAAAGAGGACTGGGACGCCTACGTCGCGGTGAACGAGCGCTTCGCGAACGCCGTTTGTGACGAGGCCGACGCCGAGGACCCCATCGTCCTGGTGCAGGACTACCACTTCGCGCTCGCCCCGCGGATGATCCGCGAGCGCCTCCCGCGTGCCACGGTGCTCACCTTCTGGCACGTCCCGTGGCCCAACTCGGAGCGATTCTCGATCTGCCCGTGGGGTCCAGAGCTCCTCGAGGGGCTCCTCGGTTCGAGCATCCTTGGCTTTCACACCCAGCTGCACTGCAACAACTTCTGCGACGCCGTGGACCGGCTGATTGAGGCCCGCATCGACCGGGAGCGCCACGCCGTGGTCTTTGGCGGCCGCTCCACGCTGATCCGCCCGTACCCCATCTCCATCGAGTGGCCCGATCAGACGGCGCTGTCCTCATCTCCTCCCGCCGAGTGCCGCGCCCAGGTCCTGCGGGAGCTCGATCTGCCAGCGGGCACCCTGCTCGGGGTGGGCGTCGACCGCCTGGATTACACCAAGGGCATCGAAGAGCGACTGCTGGCCGTGGAGCGCCTCCTCGAGCGCCATCCGCAATTCCGAGGGCGCTTCACCTTCGTCCAGCTCGCTGCGCCGAGCCGAACGGTGATCGAGCGGTACCGAAGGCTCAACCAGACCGTGGAGGAGCTGGCAGCCCGGATCAACGGTCGCTTTGGAGCCGCAGGGTATCGGCCTGTGGTGCTTCTCCGCGCCCACCACGAGCGACCGGAGGTCTTCCGGTATCTGCGTGCCGCGGACGTTTGCTACGTGTCGAGCTTGCACGACGGCATGAACCTCGTGGCCAAGGAATTCGTCGCAGCCCGGGACGATGAGCGCGGTGTGCTGGTCCTCAGTCACTTCACGGGCGCTGCTCGAGAGCTCACCGAGGCTCTCATCGTGAACCCCTACGACCTCGACCAGGCCAGCGCGGCGCTGGCCACGGGGCTCACCATGCCCGTCGAGGAGCAGCGCGACCGCCTGCGGTCCATGCGCGCGCTCGTGGCTGAGTTCAATGTCTACCGCTGGGCTGGCCGCATGCTCGAGGATGCGGCCCGGCTCCGCGACCGCGAGCGGCTCGCCGGCCGGCTCTCCGAGCTCCGCACAGGGCGATCGGCATGA
- the otsB gene encoding trehalose-phosphatase, which yields MSAPIFGPEGRAALEHFLAAPTLLAFDYDGTLAPIRRDRNGAQMRGRTHSLLSLVSRAYPCAVISGRSEPDLRRRLQGVPLVGLVGNHGIEPEGTRRAYPDLVRRWLTGLRSELEGVEGVDLEDKRFSLSIHYRNAPHVQSAARQISRVARRLADARLIPGKRVVNVVPLGAPNKADAVARMARRIRCTGAIFLGDDATDEDVFSMRSLPVLGIRVGRSTRSAAPFHLRSQTEIDDFLEYLLAPRSSLASSSS from the coding sequence ATGAGCGCACCGATCTTCGGGCCTGAGGGGCGTGCGGCGCTCGAGCACTTCCTGGCGGCCCCAACGCTCCTCGCCTTCGACTACGACGGAACCCTCGCGCCCATCCGCCGCGACCGAAATGGCGCCCAGATGCGCGGCCGGACACACAGCCTGCTCTCCCTGGTTTCGCGCGCCTATCCCTGTGCCGTGATCTCGGGACGCAGCGAGCCAGATCTGCGTCGGCGCCTCCAAGGCGTCCCGTTGGTCGGCCTCGTCGGAAACCACGGAATCGAGCCCGAAGGCACTCGGCGCGCGTACCCGGATCTTGTCCGTCGTTGGCTCACCGGCCTTCGCTCCGAGCTCGAGGGGGTCGAAGGCGTGGATCTGGAGGACAAGCGCTTCTCGCTCTCGATTCACTACCGGAACGCACCACACGTCCAGTCGGCGGCGCGACAGATCTCGCGGGTCGCCAGGCGCCTCGCGGACGCGCGGCTCATTCCAGGCAAGCGGGTCGTGAACGTCGTTCCGCTGGGCGCTCCGAACAAGGCCGACGCAGTGGCACGAATGGCGCGGCGAATCCGGTGTACAGGCGCAATCTTCCTCGGTGACGACGCAACCGATGAGGACGTGTTCTCGATGCGCTCCCTGCCTGTGCTGGGCATCCGCGTCGGCCGCTCTACTCGCTCCGCCGCGCCGTTCCACCTTCGCAGCCAGACCGAGATTGATGATTTCCTCGAGTACCTGCTCGCTCCGCGCAGCTCCCTCGCGTCGTCATCGTCCTGA